A DNA window from Mariprofundus aestuarium contains the following coding sequences:
- a CDS encoding ExbD/TolR family protein, whose translation MKLRQKKRADYLVDITPLVDVVFLMLIFFMVSTSFNLSSSIKLDLPTSKATAADQESKQVTISINAKGQFYVQDEAVEDADLRKRILNVSKGDPSMRVVLRADSDARHKRVVFVLDMLRQLEMTKIGIATVAADDVETR comes from the coding sequence ATGAAACTTCGCCAGAAAAAACGCGCGGACTACCTGGTGGATATCACGCCACTGGTGGACGTCGTGTTTCTGATGCTGATCTTTTTCATGGTCTCCACCAGCTTTAACCTCTCCTCGAGCATCAAGCTCGATCTTCCGACCAGCAAGGCGACGGCGGCAGACCAGGAGTCCAAGCAGGTGACTATCTCGATCAATGCGAAGGGCCAGTTCTATGTGCAGGACGAGGCGGTGGAAGATGCCGATCTGCGCAAACGGATTTTGAATGTATCCAAGGGTGATCCGAGCATGCGAGTGGTACTTCGTGCCGATTCGGATGCAAGGCATAAACGGGTGGTTTTCGTGCTCGATATGCTTCGGCAGCTTGAAATGACAAAGATCGGTATTGCAACGGTTGCAGCCGATGATGTGGAGACGCGTTGA
- a CDS encoding MFS transporter, protein MNSAERSSVFSIAGIYGLRMLGLFLILPVFALYAEGLEGVTPTLIGLALGIYGFTMAMLQIPFGWLSDRIGRKPVIAAGLLIFAVGSVVAAMADSIWMVIIGRALQGSGAIAAAMMALLADLTREEVRTKAMAVVGMTIGMSFTVALIAGPMLSTWVGVDGIFWFTALFALLSIAVLYLLVPDPDHLSMHRDVEAVPGEFGRILKDGQLLRLDFGIMILHGIIMSLFIALPFVLRDHLDIPAVDHPWVYLPVLLVAIAFMVPLIIVAEKKEKMKQVFLLSISMIALSCLLLGLWHDSMVPVMAALLLFFIAYNVLEATLPSLISRMAPIDAKGTAMGVYSTSQFFGAFIGGAVGGWCYGQFDVQGVFFGAGSLALLWLIVAYGMKMPVMRSSVMAHVDSDVDALALEMDILKLAGVFEAKVVPEENAIFLRVDKKLYNADALAALLKPEMTGQAVEG, encoded by the coding sequence ATGAATTCAGCTGAGAGAAGTAGTGTATTTTCCATTGCCGGTATTTACGGCCTGCGCATGCTGGGGCTGTTTCTTATCCTGCCTGTATTCGCGCTCTACGCCGAAGGGTTGGAGGGAGTAACGCCGACCTTGATCGGCCTAGCCCTCGGCATTTACGGCTTTACGATGGCAATGCTGCAGATCCCGTTTGGTTGGCTCTCCGATCGCATCGGCAGGAAACCAGTGATTGCAGCAGGCCTGCTTATTTTCGCTGTCGGCAGCGTGGTGGCCGCCATGGCCGACTCGATCTGGATGGTCATCATCGGTCGTGCTTTGCAGGGGTCCGGTGCCATTGCCGCAGCCATGATGGCATTGCTGGCCGATCTCACACGCGAAGAGGTGCGCACCAAGGCGATGGCCGTTGTCGGTATGACGATCGGCATGTCTTTTACTGTGGCGCTTATAGCAGGCCCTATGCTCAGCACATGGGTAGGGGTGGACGGCATCTTCTGGTTCACGGCCCTGTTTGCACTGCTCAGTATTGCGGTGCTCTATCTTCTGGTTCCTGACCCAGATCACCTGAGTATGCACCGGGATGTTGAAGCGGTGCCGGGTGAATTCGGACGAATATTGAAAGATGGCCAGCTTCTGCGGCTTGATTTCGGAATTATGATTCTTCATGGCATTATCATGTCGCTGTTTATCGCGCTGCCATTCGTGCTGCGTGACCATCTTGATATACCCGCAGTCGATCATCCTTGGGTCTATCTGCCTGTGCTGTTGGTGGCCATTGCCTTTATGGTGCCGCTGATCATCGTGGCTGAGAAGAAGGAGAAGATGAAACAGGTTTTCCTGCTTTCTATCAGCATGATCGCACTCTCCTGCCTGCTGCTTGGCCTCTGGCATGACTCCATGGTCCCCGTGATGGCCGCTCTGTTGCTTTTCTTTATCGCCTACAATGTGCTTGAGGCGACACTGCCGTCGCTGATCTCCCGCATGGCCCCGATCGATGCCAAAGGTACTGCGATGGGGGTCTACTCCACCTCCCAGTTTTTCGGGGCCTTTATTGGAGGTGCTGTGGGCGGCTGGTGTTATGGTCAGTTTGATGTGCAGGGGGTTTTCTTCGGTGCCGGCTCGCTGGCGCTTCTCTGGCTGATCGTAGCTTACGGCATGAAGATGCCGGTAATGCGCTCTAGCGTGATGGCCCATGTCGATTCTGATGTGGATGCTCTGGCACTGGAGATGGACATTCTGAAGCTGGCTGGCGTCTTTGAGGCCAAGGTGGTTCCGGAAGAGAATGCAATCTTCTTGAGGGTGGATAAAAAACTGTATAATGCCGATGCATTGGCCGCGCTGTTAAAGCCGGAGATGACTGGGCAGGCGGTAGAGGGATGA
- a CDS encoding ComEC/Rec2 family competence protein gives MPSAHEHRTARSISEQDAPPVRWLARGDKVIGKGYEVEVLWPQRGHSPANHNNSSLVLSVRLKNGKMLLFPDDIEAKVERALLADGVNPVDAMLMPPHGSRSSSLPAFVKRMQPGLAIAQTGKDNHFGFPHAVVTSRYRASGSELANSSDGAVVVRLKDKFHPETWPSDKRSRRDMALKWWQESR, from the coding sequence GTGCCATCTGCACACGAGCATCGAACGGCCCGTAGTATAAGCGAGCAAGATGCTCCACCAGTCAGGTGGCTTGCACGCGGTGATAAAGTTATCGGCAAGGGCTATGAGGTGGAGGTGCTATGGCCGCAGCGAGGGCATTCGCCAGCCAATCACAATAATAGTTCGCTGGTGTTAAGTGTCAGGTTAAAGAACGGTAAAATGCTTCTGTTTCCAGATGATATCGAGGCCAAGGTGGAGAGAGCGTTGCTGGCTGATGGGGTAAATCCTGTAGACGCCATGCTGATGCCGCCTCACGGCAGTCGATCTTCAAGTTTGCCTGCGTTTGTAAAGCGAATGCAGCCTGGCCTGGCTATTGCACAGACAGGGAAGGATAATCACTTCGGTTTTCCGCATGCCGTGGTGACGTCACGTTATCGGGCGAGCGGTTCCGAACTTGCTAATTCATCCGATGGGGCTGTTGTGGTCCGCCTGAAGGATAAGTTCCACCCGGAGACGTGGCCCTCCGACAAACGTAGTCGTCGGGATATGGCCTTGAAGTGGTGGCAGGAAAGCAGATGA
- the gluQRS gene encoding tRNA glutamyl-Q(34) synthetase GluQRS yields MLCRTRFAPSPTGLLHVGNAYSALLCEQWAKQHDAELLLRIEDIDHTRCKPQFIDSMIEDLQWLGLKWPEPVRVQSRHLDDYRAAIHRLRGLGVIYPCFCTRKSIQREMEHIALAPHAEDGSSLYPGICRDLSSGEQARRMERYPFAWRLDIQKALLKTNSPLHWRDDDGGMHSADIDHDVVIGRKDISFSYHLSVVVDDAIQGISHIIRGQDLEPSTGIHRLLQVLLGLPEPTYIHHKLLKTTEGERLAKRNSATTLSSLRQIGLCPEKLGAFLLNLPEPIWPFEQESDSTQDSEILRLLGNS; encoded by the coding sequence ATGCTATGCCGCACAAGGTTTGCCCCCAGCCCGACCGGGCTGCTACATGTCGGCAACGCATATTCCGCCCTGTTGTGCGAACAGTGGGCAAAACAGCACGACGCTGAACTGCTGCTCAGAATCGAGGATATCGATCACACCCGCTGCAAGCCGCAATTTATCGACTCCATGATAGAGGACCTGCAGTGGCTGGGACTGAAGTGGCCGGAACCGGTGCGCGTGCAGAGCAGGCACCTTGACGACTATCGAGCCGCCATCCACCGGCTGAGAGGCCTAGGAGTGATCTACCCCTGTTTCTGCACCCGCAAAAGCATACAGCGGGAGATGGAGCACATAGCTTTAGCTCCGCATGCTGAGGATGGCTCCAGCCTGTATCCTGGCATCTGCCGCGATCTCTCCAGTGGAGAGCAGGCCCGACGCATGGAGAGGTACCCGTTTGCATGGCGCCTGGACATTCAAAAGGCCCTGTTAAAGACCAATTCACCTCTCCACTGGCGCGATGATGATGGGGGCATGCACTCTGCCGATATCGATCACGATGTAGTGATCGGGCGCAAGGACATCTCCTTCAGCTACCACCTCTCGGTTGTTGTTGATGATGCCATTCAGGGCATCAGCCACATCATTCGCGGCCAGGATCTTGAGCCCAGCACAGGCATTCATCGCCTGCTTCAAGTGCTGCTTGGCCTGCCCGAACCGACCTACATCCATCATAAGCTTCTTAAAACAACAGAGGGCGAACGGCTTGCCAAGCGCAATAGTGCAACCACACTTTCCAGCCTGCGTCAGATTGGTCTCTGCCCTGAAAAACTGGGCGCCTTTCTGCTTAATCTGCCAGAGCCGATCTGGCCATTTGAACAGGAGAGCGACTCGACTCAGGACAGTGAAATCCTGCGCCTGCTTGGCAACAGCTGA
- a CDS encoding MotA/TolQ/ExbB proton channel family protein, which yields MIEFIQQGGMVMYILLAASVLSLTIIFERGWSLRRSVVIPLGEVSKIETAVRSGDVKSAMQTCQDHNTAMSRILWVALANRGVSRSVMKEILEESGRQEVAHMDRFIGVLGVIAAIAPLLGLLGTVIGMIEVFQQISLVGVGKADVLAGGISKALNTTAFGLSVAIPTLVAYRYYESRVDRFVLEIEQHALRFVELLKGERA from the coding sequence GTGATTGAATTTATCCAACAGGGCGGCATGGTGATGTATATCCTGCTTGCGGCATCCGTTCTGTCATTGACCATTATTTTTGAGCGTGGCTGGAGCCTTCGTCGCTCCGTGGTCATTCCTCTTGGCGAGGTGAGTAAGATCGAAACTGCGGTTCGCAGCGGTGATGTAAAGTCCGCGATGCAGACCTGCCAGGACCATAACACTGCGATGAGCCGCATCCTCTGGGTGGCACTGGCCAACCGCGGCGTAAGCCGTTCGGTGATGAAAGAGATTCTCGAAGAGTCAGGACGTCAGGAGGTGGCTCATATGGACCGCTTTATCGGCGTGCTGGGCGTGATTGCTGCTATTGCACCGCTGCTCGGTTTGCTTGGTACAGTGATTGGTATGATTGAGGTGTTCCAGCAGATTTCACTGGTAGGTGTAGGTAAAGCTGATGTGCTGGCTGGTGGTATCTCCAAAGCGCTGAATACGACCGCATTCGGTCTCTCCGTGGCAATCCCGACGCTGGTGGCTTACCGTTACTATGAATCCCGCGTGGACCGGTTCGTACTTGAGATTGAGCAGCATGCCCTGCGCTTTGTTGAGCTGCTTAAGGGCGAGCGTGCATGA
- a CDS encoding DUF4126 domain-containing protein translates to MEQLDQVVAILALTMGAAWASGINLYAAILVLGLMGSTGNIDLPPGLEILSDPLVIFAAGAMYLVEFFADKIPGIDTGWDMMHTFVRIPAGAMMAVGAVGEVDPVVGLAAGILGGGLAATTHAAKSGSRALINTSPEPFSNWTASVLEDVAVVAGLWTALNHPTLFLVLMLIFILLMIWLLPKLWRGIKLVVKKLRTFFGGKGPEPEPAKPLQVSEPDLGKEDPQIREP, encoded by the coding sequence ATGGAACAGCTTGATCAGGTTGTAGCAATACTCGCGCTGACAATGGGTGCGGCCTGGGCCAGCGGCATCAATCTATATGCCGCGATTCTTGTGCTTGGCCTGATGGGTTCCACTGGCAATATCGATTTGCCGCCAGGGCTGGAGATACTCTCCGATCCGCTGGTGATATTTGCAGCTGGTGCCATGTACCTTGTTGAATTCTTTGCCGACAAGATTCCCGGTATCGATACCGGCTGGGATATGATGCACACCTTCGTGCGTATTCCGGCAGGCGCGATGATGGCAGTGGGTGCAGTTGGTGAAGTAGACCCTGTTGTGGGTCTGGCTGCAGGCATACTCGGTGGCGGGCTTGCAGCAACGACACATGCAGCCAAGTCAGGATCGCGCGCCCTTATCAACACATCCCCTGAACCCTTTAGCAACTGGACTGCATCGGTGCTGGAGGATGTCGCTGTGGTTGCTGGGCTCTGGACAGCACTCAATCACCCGACACTGTTCCTTGTGCTGATGCTGATCTTCATCCTGCTGATGATCTGGCTGCTGCCGAAGCTATGGCGCGGCATAAAACTGGTGGTGAAGAAGTTGCGTACATTTTTCGGCGGCAAAGGGCCGGAGCCTGAACCAGCTAAGCCTTTGCAGGTTTCAGAACCAGATCTAGGCAAGGAAGATCCTCAAATACGAGAGCCTTGA
- a CDS encoding PLP-dependent cysteine synthase family protein, producing MNSILDLIGNTPMATIQHITSHLPGNIRIHAKLERFNPGGSVKDRPALWMIREGLKTGQLDKTKVILDSTSGNTGIALAMIGASMGFKVRLVMPGNVSDERKRICRAFGAELIFSDPLEGSDGSILDARKIYEENPDHYFKPDQYNNPSNPRAHEESTGPEIWRDTEGKVTHFVASMGTSGTLVGTGRHLKRMNNNIQIIAAEPDSPFHGIEGLKHIESSIVPGVYDPTVYDQKIGIDTDVAYSFTQRLASEEGILCGQSCGCALAAALKVAENLAEQNQPGEIVAIFPDGGEKYLSTPVFAGSDRVTYAEGI from the coding sequence TTGAACTCAATATTAGATTTGATTGGCAATACGCCCATGGCAACGATACAGCATATCACCAGCCATCTGCCCGGTAATATTCGCATCCATGCCAAGCTTGAGCGTTTCAACCCCGGCGGTTCGGTCAAGGATCGCCCCGCCTTGTGGATGATCCGGGAAGGGTTGAAAACCGGCCAACTGGACAAGACCAAGGTGATTCTCGACTCAACCAGCGGCAATACCGGCATCGCACTAGCGATGATCGGTGCGAGCATGGGCTTTAAAGTACGCCTGGTGATGCCGGGCAATGTATCGGATGAACGCAAACGCATCTGCCGCGCCTTTGGTGCCGAGTTGATCTTCTCTGACCCGCTTGAAGGTTCGGATGGCTCCATCCTCGATGCACGTAAAATTTATGAAGAGAATCCCGACCACTATTTCAAACCGGATCAGTACAACAATCCATCCAATCCTCGCGCCCACGAAGAGTCGACGGGCCCGGAGATCTGGCGCGACACCGAAGGCAAAGTCACCCACTTCGTCGCCTCGATGGGAACCTCGGGCACACTGGTCGGCACTGGCCGTCACCTGAAACGGATGAACAACAACATCCAGATTATCGCCGCCGAACCAGACTCCCCGTTCCACGGCATCGAGGGCTTGAAACATATCGAGTCGAGCATCGTACCAGGCGTTTACGATCCAACGGTTTATGATCAGAAGATCGGCATCGACACCGACGTGGCCTATAGCTTCACCCAGCGACTGGCCTCTGAAGAGGGCATACTCTGTGGCCAGTCGTGTGGCTGCGCGCTCGCTGCTGCCCTGAAGGTTGCGGAAAATCTTGCTGAGCAGAACCAGCCGGGCGAGATCGTCGCCATCTTCCCAGACGGTGGTGAGAAATACCTCTCCACGCCGGTCTTTGCCGGTAGCGACCGCGTCACCTACGCCGAGGGAATCTAA
- the gpmI gene encoding 2,3-bisphosphoglycerate-independent phosphoglycerate mutase, whose translation MTKPVLLIVMDGWGMGSGGPEDAIARANTPVFDRLWSDYAHTTLMTHGPYVGLPAKNDMGGSEVGHLTMGAGMILDQGPTRINKAFADGSFLKSKALTKVMAAVESGGTLHLMGLLSDGNIHSHLDHFKKLINFAFDSGVKSLRVHALLDGRDVGIHTAQKYVCELEEDFVFINSRDGFDYRFASGGGRERIVMDRDRDWSKVEEGWNLMVHGTGAHRFPSMISAIEHMRAEKPGLIDQDMPGFVVVDEADRPVGPICDGDAVVMVNFRGDRAIEITEAFELDEFDGFDRGNRPDVVFAGMMVYDEDRNLPALQLMGPTKVDNPFGRRILELGIKQFRLTETQKYPHVTFFFNGGYRKPLDDTMEDYILIPSDKGVSFSEAPAMKANEIADRAVELIESGEYGFGLINFANADMVGHCGRMEPAIAAIETVDGAVGRIVEALAKVGGAALITADHGNAEEMMVYAKGGAEEASTKHSINPVPCILFDPAYDGSYTLRQPDDEQSTQTQPGLAHLAATLFEAMGQPVPDDLLPSLIQRS comes from the coding sequence ATGACAAAACCTGTATTGCTGATTGTGATGGATGGCTGGGGCATGGGCTCCGGTGGTCCTGAGGATGCGATTGCACGCGCCAACACACCTGTATTCGACCGCCTCTGGTCCGACTATGCGCATACCACGCTGATGACCCACGGCCCTTATGTCGGGCTGCCTGCAAAGAATGATATGGGAGGCTCGGAGGTGGGGCACCTGACCATGGGTGCAGGAATGATTCTTGATCAGGGACCTACGCGCATCAACAAGGCGTTTGCTGATGGCTCCTTTCTGAAATCCAAGGCGCTGACGAAGGTCATGGCAGCTGTGGAATCCGGAGGCACTCTGCATCTGATGGGGCTGCTCTCCGATGGTAATATCCACTCCCATCTGGATCACTTCAAGAAATTGATCAACTTCGCCTTCGACTCCGGCGTCAAATCACTGCGCGTGCATGCGCTTCTCGATGGTCGCGATGTCGGTATCCATACCGCACAGAAATATGTCTGCGAACTGGAAGAGGACTTTGTCTTTATCAATAGCCGCGATGGGTTTGACTACCGCTTTGCCAGCGGTGGTGGCAGGGAGCGCATTGTGATGGACCGGGATCGCGACTGGTCGAAGGTGGAAGAGGGGTGGAACCTGATGGTGCATGGCACCGGAGCCCATCGGTTCCCTTCGATGATATCAGCTATTGAACATATGCGTGCAGAGAAGCCTGGCCTTATTGACCAGGACATGCCTGGTTTTGTTGTTGTTGATGAGGCAGACCGGCCTGTGGGTCCGATCTGTGATGGTGATGCGGTGGTCATGGTCAATTTCCGTGGTGATCGTGCCATTGAGATTACCGAGGCCTTCGAACTTGATGAATTCGACGGCTTTGATCGCGGTAATCGCCCGGATGTGGTGTTTGCCGGCATGATGGTTTACGACGAAGACCGTAACCTTCCTGCCCTGCAGTTGATGGGGCCGACCAAGGTCGATAACCCGTTTGGAAGGCGTATTCTAGAGCTTGGTATCAAGCAGTTCCGCTTGACCGAGACGCAGAAATATCCTCACGTGACCTTCTTCTTTAACGGCGGTTACCGCAAGCCACTCGATGACACGATGGAGGATTATATCCTGATCCCGTCGGATAAAGGGGTCTCCTTTTCCGAGGCTCCAGCTATGAAGGCCAATGAGATTGCAGATAGGGCGGTTGAGTTGATCGAATCGGGCGAATACGGCTTCGGTCTGATCAATTTCGCCAATGCAGATATGGTTGGACACTGCGGGCGCATGGAACCTGCCATTGCGGCTATTGAAACGGTGGATGGTGCTGTTGGACGTATTGTTGAGGCGCTGGCAAAGGTGGGCGGTGCCGCACTGATTACAGCTGATCACGGCAATGCGGAAGAGATGATGGTGTATGCCAAGGGAGGTGCTGAAGAGGCCTCTACCAAACATTCGATCAACCCTGTGCCCTGCATCTTGTTTGATCCGGCTTATGATGGCTCCTACACGCTCCGCCAGCCCGATGACGAGCAGAGTACGCAGACTCAGCCCGGCCTTGCCCATCTGGCCGCGACACTGTTTGAGGCCATGGGACAACCTGTTCCCGATGATCTTCTCCCCTCTCTAATCCAGCGCTCCTGA
- a CDS encoding cation:proton antiporter — protein sequence MFPETATPTTTFVIAVLIATAAQMLANRFRFPPILLWLLAGMALGPFGLHAMHVESMEGALHTLIELGLAIILFEGGLSLNLKELRANGWVVGRMVIFGPLLTISIGSTIAHMVTGIDWPLALLFGALVSVGGPTVILPIIRQMRLGRNISHVLTAEAMLIDVVGAILAIVFLQVALTPDMSGALIAEDILLKIAVGFFIGLAGGRLLAMLLSSSWSKDVEVRTILTLSSAWGVFLLSDSISSQAGLLAVLMMGATLQRMEVHDIQRLKHFKGSLSMLLISVLFVLLAANMNLGVMREYLYPGLLIFAILACYARPLAVLFSTFGSHLTLNESLYLSGMAPRGVVAAGITSLFALILKENGNTQSEMLVALVYIIIIISVMGYSLLARPLKTMLSIDGGDDRSVLIIGGGQIGAELGRALGEDREVRFLDLNAEVITSLKHSGYNAICGNALDPLYWEIIHAEEIGVVIVLTGSSDHNLLIARLASETFHTPEIYVALQEDGAEKHANLIHQLQARRIFAKPYNFTYWNDQAYRKRLLYESRYIEPDSLLINERMADVRIPHGVQPIAIVRDGKTMIPYDDLKFTEGDEIKMLLRPERMEEGQALILPPSSIKITES from the coding sequence ATGTTTCCTGAAACTGCTACGCCTACCACCACATTTGTTATTGCCGTACTGATCGCTACGGCAGCCCAGATGCTGGCCAACCGCTTCCGCTTCCCGCCGATCCTGCTCTGGCTGCTTGCCGGCATGGCGCTGGGCCCCTTTGGCCTGCATGCCATGCATGTGGAGTCCATGGAAGGTGCCTTGCACACGCTGATTGAACTGGGTCTTGCCATTATCCTCTTTGAGGGAGGGTTAAGCCTCAACCTGAAGGAGTTGCGCGCCAACGGCTGGGTAGTCGGGCGCATGGTTATCTTCGGCCCGCTACTGACCATTTCAATCGGATCTACAATCGCACATATGGTTACCGGTATCGACTGGCCGCTGGCGCTGCTGTTCGGCGCACTGGTTTCGGTGGGCGGACCAACTGTAATCCTGCCGATTATCCGCCAGATGCGACTGGGGCGAAATATAAGTCACGTTTTGACAGCAGAAGCGATGTTGATCGACGTGGTCGGCGCGATTCTGGCCATCGTATTCCTGCAGGTGGCGCTGACACCCGACATGTCCGGCGCACTCATTGCAGAGGATATCCTGCTTAAAATCGCTGTTGGCTTTTTCATCGGCCTGGCGGGCGGCCGCCTGCTGGCTATGTTGCTCTCCAGCAGCTGGTCCAAGGATGTCGAAGTACGAACCATCCTGACCCTCTCTTCGGCGTGGGGCGTTTTCCTGCTTTCCGACAGCATCAGTTCGCAGGCGGGCCTTCTGGCCGTACTGATGATGGGAGCCACCCTGCAACGCATGGAGGTCCATGACATCCAGCGGCTCAAACACTTCAAGGGCAGCCTGTCGATGCTTTTGATTTCGGTGCTGTTTGTACTGTTGGCCGCCAACATGAATCTGGGTGTAATGAGGGAATATCTCTATCCGGGACTGCTGATCTTCGCGATCCTCGCCTGTTATGCGCGCCCTCTGGCAGTACTGTTCTCAACCTTTGGCAGTCACCTCACCCTAAACGAAAGCCTTTATCTCTCTGGCATGGCACCGCGAGGCGTAGTGGCTGCAGGTATTACATCACTGTTTGCCCTGATCCTGAAGGAGAACGGCAATACACAGAGTGAAATGCTGGTGGCGCTGGTCTATATCATTATTATCATCTCAGTTATGGGGTATAGCCTGCTGGCCAGACCCTTAAAGACAATGCTCTCCATTGACGGGGGCGATGACCGCTCGGTGCTGATTATTGGTGGCGGTCAGATCGGTGCTGAACTCGGGCGTGCCCTGGGTGAGGATCGGGAAGTCCGCTTCCTCGACCTCAATGCAGAGGTGATCACCAGCCTGAAGCACTCCGGTTATAACGCCATATGCGGCAATGCACTGGATCCGCTTTACTGGGAGATCATTCATGCCGAAGAGATCGGTGTTGTCATCGTTTTGACCGGCTCATCCGATCACAACCTGCTGATTGCACGACTGGCCAGTGAAACCTTCCATACCCCGGAGATCTATGTCGCGTTGCAGGAGGATGGGGCAGAGAAACATGCCAATCTGATTCATCAACTGCAGGCTCGAAGGATCTTTGCCAAGCCCTACAACTTTACCTACTGGAATGATCAGGCCTACCGAAAACGGCTGCTTTACGAATCACGCTACATTGAACCGGACTCACTGCTAATCAATGAGAGGATGGCTGACGTGCGCATCCCACATGGCGTACAGCCAATAGCTATCGTACGCGATGGCAAAACCATGATCCCTTACGATGACCTAAAATTTACCGAAGGCGATGAGATCAAAATGCTGCTGCGCCCCGAACGCATGGAAGAGGGGCAGGCGCTGATCCTTCCACCTTCATCGATCAAGATCACAGAAAGCTGA